The following are encoded in a window of Gossypium raimondii isolate GPD5lz chromosome 13, ASM2569854v1, whole genome shotgun sequence genomic DNA:
- the LOC105784199 gene encoding origin of replication complex subunit 6 isoform X2, translating to MDLSDIARKLGLSEHKLLVRKAAELRRLCDVQFDSSIIGVGEVCKAVICLEIAATRFGEVIFDRQKAVKLSGMSEKAYNRSFNSLQNGLNIKTKLDIRELGIQFGCVRLIPFVKKGLSLYKDRFLVSLPSSRQASADFTRPVFTAVAFYLCAKKHKLKIDKVRLIEVCGTSESEFSCVSTSMKDLCHDVFGISSEKKDPKEVKGNRELLDVLPEKRKFDDGGYLSDEGPELSSYKRAKKMEKAGYEEWKSSVLSSNKKSAKDLKYTYYV from the exons ATGGACCTATCGGATATAGCGAGAAAGCTTGGTCTCTCAGAGCACAAGTTGCTGGTCCGAAAAGCAGCGGAGCTCCGCCGCCTCTGCGATGTCCAGTTCGATTCTTCCATTATCGGTGTC GGAGAGGTTTGTAAAGCTGTAATATGCTTAGAAATTGCTGCTACAAG GTTTGGGGAGGTTATATTTGATCGGCAGAAAGCTGTCAAGTTAAGTGGAATGTCAGAAAAGGCTTACAATAGATCTTTCAATTCCTTGCAGAATGGTCTAAATATCAA AACAAAGCTGGATATTAGGGAATTGGGGATTCAATTTGGATGTGTTAGGCTCATACCTTTTGTGAAGAAGGGCTTATCCCT CTACAAGGATCGGTTTTTGGTATCATTGCCTTCTTCCAGGCAGGCCAGTGCAGACTTCACCAGGCCAGTGTTTACTGCTGTGGCATTTTACTTGTGCGCTAAAAAACACAAG CTTAAGATTGACAAGGTTAGGTTGATTGAGGTTTGTGGCACCTCTGAATCTGAGTTTTCTTGT GTCTCCACCTCCATGAAAGATCTGTGTCATGATGTTTTTGGGATCTCAAGTGAGAAAAAAGATCCCAAGGAAGTGAAAGGAAACCGAG AACTGCTAGACGTGTTacctgaaaaaagaaaatttgatgatGGTGGTTATTTATCTGATGAAGGACCAGAG CTTTCAAGTTACAAGCGAgcaaagaaaatggagaaagcTGGTTATGAAGAGTGGAAATCATCTGTTCTATCATCTAACAAAAAAAGCGCAAAAG
- the LOC105784199 gene encoding origin of replication complex subunit 6 isoform X1, whose product MDLSDIARKLGLSEHKLLVRKAAELRRLCDVQFDSSIIGVGEVCKAVICLEIAATRFGEVIFDRQKAVKLSGMSEKAYNRSFNSLQNGLNIKTKLDIRELGIQFGCVRLIPFVKKGLSLYKDRFLVSLPSSRQASADFTRPVFTAVAFYLCAKKHKLKIDKVRLIEVCGTSESEFSCVSTSMKDLCHDVFGISSEKKDPKEVKGNRELLDVLPEKRKFDDGGYLSDEGPELSSYKRAKKMEKAGYEEWKSSVLSSNKKSAKALCKRTTQTSLDFLKEVSEAKELKAA is encoded by the exons ATGGACCTATCGGATATAGCGAGAAAGCTTGGTCTCTCAGAGCACAAGTTGCTGGTCCGAAAAGCAGCGGAGCTCCGCCGCCTCTGCGATGTCCAGTTCGATTCTTCCATTATCGGTGTC GGAGAGGTTTGTAAAGCTGTAATATGCTTAGAAATTGCTGCTACAAG GTTTGGGGAGGTTATATTTGATCGGCAGAAAGCTGTCAAGTTAAGTGGAATGTCAGAAAAGGCTTACAATAGATCTTTCAATTCCTTGCAGAATGGTCTAAATATCAA AACAAAGCTGGATATTAGGGAATTGGGGATTCAATTTGGATGTGTTAGGCTCATACCTTTTGTGAAGAAGGGCTTATCCCT CTACAAGGATCGGTTTTTGGTATCATTGCCTTCTTCCAGGCAGGCCAGTGCAGACTTCACCAGGCCAGTGTTTACTGCTGTGGCATTTTACTTGTGCGCTAAAAAACACAAG CTTAAGATTGACAAGGTTAGGTTGATTGAGGTTTGTGGCACCTCTGAATCTGAGTTTTCTTGT GTCTCCACCTCCATGAAAGATCTGTGTCATGATGTTTTTGGGATCTCAAGTGAGAAAAAAGATCCCAAGGAAGTGAAAGGAAACCGAG AACTGCTAGACGTGTTacctgaaaaaagaaaatttgatgatGGTGGTTATTTATCTGATGAAGGACCAGAG CTTTCAAGTTACAAGCGAgcaaagaaaatggagaaagcTGGTTATGAAGAGTGGAAATCATCTGTTCTATCATCTAACAAAAAAAGCGCAAAAG